From the Amblyraja radiata isolate CabotCenter1 chromosome 14, sAmbRad1.1.pri, whole genome shotgun sequence genome, one window contains:
- the mtrf1 gene encoding peptide chain release factor 1, mitochondrial isoform X3, with protein sequence MRSASSRGVKGRADQELIQLVFEERQQLHKNIEVLQGKLLHTLVQRDEHDKSNVILEVTAGRTTGGDICQQFTREIYDMYKNYAEYKNWKFEVLNYTPADYGGLHHASAYISGENAYRFLRQEGGTHRVQRIPEVGLSSRMQRIHTGTMAVIVLPQIDEVDIQVDANDLRIDTFRAKGAGGQHVNTTDSAVRIVHIPTSITIECQQHRSQLENKKLAMRTLKAKLYQRIAEQKQEKMQNTRKMQVGTRAQSERIRTYNFTQDRITDHRINYVLRDIKEVLCDGRQLDELINKLLESAEKEALVEFIETSNKRTGGNES encoded by the exons GTGTGAAAGGCAGAGCTGACCAGGAACTAATACAGTTGGTGTTTGAAGAACGTCAGCAGCTCCATAAAAACATTGAAGTGTTgcaggggaag CTTCTTCACACACTGGTACAAAGAGATGAACATGACAAAAGTAACGTGATTCTTGAGGTGACAGCCGGAAGAACTACAGGAG GTGATATATGCCAGCAGTTTACAAGGGAGATTTATGATATGTACAAGAATTATGCAGAGTACAAGAACTGGAAATTTGAAGTACTTAACTACACGCCTGCTGACTATG GAGGATTGCACCACGCCTCAGCATATATTTCAGGGGAGAATGCTTATCGGTTCTTAAGACAGGAAGGTGGAACCCACAGAGTTCAGAGGATTCCTGAAGTAGGCCTGTCATCACGGATGCAACGTATCCACACTGGAACCATGGCTGTTATTGTTCTACCACAGATTGATGAG GTAGATATTCAAGTAGATGCCAATGATCTGAGGATTGATACATTTCGTGCCAAAGGAGCTGGGGGACAGCACGTAAATACGACAGACAGTGCAGTGAGAATTGTCCATATTCCAACAA GTATAACCATAGAATGTCAACAGCACCGATCACAGTTAGAAAATAAAAAGCTGGCCATGCGCACACTGAAAGCAAAATTGTACCAGAGGATTGCAGAACAAAAACAGGAAAAGATGCAGAATACCCGTAAAATGCAG GTTGGGACAAGAGCTCAATCTGAAAGAATTCGCACTTATAACTTCACACAGGATAGGATTACGGATCACCGGATCAACTACGTTTTGAGGGACATTAAG GAGGTGCTTTGTGATGGCAGACAACTGGATGAACTGATTAATAAACTTCTAGAGTCAGCAGAAAAGGAAGCTCTTGTAGAGTTCATAGAAACAAGTAATAAAAGAACAGGAGGGAATGAAAGCTGA
- the LOC116980598 gene encoding kelch repeat and BTB domain-containing protein 7-like, which produces MEALSGPEQLEDTAYAGALLRELKSFYDARLLVDVTLEVDGGSRFLCNRNVLAAASPYFRSMFTGGLFESKQQSVTIHDVDSDSMALIIDYCYTGRVTVCEASVQKLYVAANMLQLDYVRQACAAFMARRLDLYNCAGILKFADAFDNVELKEKALAFIARNLQHLCRTEELCELSLEQIKEILKLDTLDIDSERKVCTVAIQWIESNISERAAYALEVLKSVRWHHFSEKDRLYINTLKSQLFVKNKSLSSILHDLSLPKAVDLSTNMHNSSKRVGFSAKEMVIFFGHRKEPFLCYDPYSGDIYAMSSPLTSPALTKSISSLAVCVSPDNDVFLAAQPSKQLWVYNAVQNSWQQLAERLLAREGMDVAYLNGYIYILGGRDPSTDLKVKEVECYSIQRNQWIFVASLPHALHSFELITVGDCLYAVNNKRMLCYVPERNQWLNCASLKRSEFQEACVFNDEIYCICDIPVIKVYNPSKGEWRKISDIPIDANTHNFQIVCHGNKLLLITTIVPQWRKNRVTVHQYDVNGDQWVNVGTMLGLLHYDSDFICLSARLYPSCLDPGQSFISEDDDIRSESSADWDFEGSSDIDSESGSSSSFSDDDWQPPGGLRVERIQQNGHSVPPDNRVPHMNGQIGN; this is translated from the exons ATGGAGGCTCTGTCGGGTCCTGAGCAGCTGGAGGATACGGCCTACGCCGGGGCCCTGCTCCGGGAACTCAAGTCCTTCTACGACGCGCGGCTGCTAGTGGACGTGACGTTGGAGGTGGACGGCGGGAGCCGCTTCCTGTGCAACCGGAACGTGTTGGCGGCCGCTAGCCCCTACTTCAGGAGCATGTTCACGGGCGGCCTGTTCGAGAGCAAGCAGCAGAGCGTCACCATCCACGACGTGGACTCGGACTCGATGGCCCTCATCATTGACTACTGCTACACGGGCCGCGTCACCGTGTGCGAGGCCAGCGTGCAGAAGCTTTACGTGGCCGCCAACATGCTGCAGCTCGATTACGTGCGGCAAGCCTGCGCTGCCTTCATGGCGCGGCGCCTCGACCTCTACAACTGCGCCGGCATCTTAAAG TTTGCAGATGCTTTTGACAATGTGGAACTGAAAGAGAAGGCACTTGCCTTCATCGCTCGTAACCTGCAGCATTTGTGCAGAACAGAAGAGTTGTGTGAACTTTCGCTGGAACAGATTAAGGAGATCCTAAAGCTGGATACACTGGATATCGACAGTGAGAGGAAAGTGTGCACCGTGGCAATTCAGTGGATTGAATCAAATATCAGTGAGCGTGCTGCATATGCGCTTGAAGTGTTGAAGTCTGTAAGGTGGCATCATTTCAGTGAGAAAGACAGACTGTACATCAATACACTTAAATCTCAGCTGTTTGTCAAAAACAAATCTCTTAGTTCTATTTTGCATGACCTTTCACTTCCCAAAGCTGTTGATTTATCCACCAATATGCATAACTCTTCAAAGAGGGTTGGATTTAGTGCTAAGGAGATGGTTATTTTTTTTGGCCATCGAAAGGAGCCTTTCCTGTGTTATGATCCATATTCTGGTGACATATATGCAATGTCTTCACCTTTGACTAGTCCAGCTCTTACAAAGTCCATCAGTTCACTCGCTGTCTGTGTTTCGCCAGACAATGACGTCTTTTTGGCAGCACAACCAAGTAAACAACTATGGGTATATAATGCCGTTCAGAATAGCTGGCAACAACTTGCAGAGCGACTGCTGGCAAGAGAAGGTATGGATGTTGCCTATTTGAATGGATACATTTACATCCTAGGCGGTCGAGACCCATCTACGGACCTGAAAGTTAAAGAGGTTGAGTGTTACAGTATTCAGAGAAACCAGTGGATTTTTGTGGCCTCCTTGCCTCATGCATTGCACTCATTTGAGCTGATTACAGTTGGAGACTGCTTGTATGCAGTTAATAATAAGAGGATGTTGTGCTATGTGCCAGAGAGAAATCAGTGGCTGAATTGTGCTTCCTTAAAGCGGAGTGAGTTCCAGGAAGCTTGTGTTTTCAATGATGAAATTTATTGTATTTGTGACATCCCGGTCATTAAGGTTTACAACCCTTCGAAGGGTGAGTGGCGAAAGATCAGTGATATCCCCATCGATGCTAATACCCACAATTTTCAAATTGTTTGTCATGGCAACAAACTGCTTCTCATAACCACTATAGTCCCACAGTGGAGGAAGAACAGAGTGACTGTTCATCAGTATGATGTAAATGGTGATCAGTGGGTCAACGTTGGTACAATGTTGGGTTTGTTACACTATGACAGTGACTTCATATGCCTTTCAGCACGTCTGTACCCTTCATGCTTGGATCCCGGACAGAGTTTTATTAGCGAGGATGATGATATCCGGAGCGAGTCAAGTGCAGATTGGGATTTTGAAGGATCGAGTGATATTGACtcggagtcgggaagctccagttCATTTTCAGATGATGATTGGCAGCCGCCAGGAGGACTAAGAGTTGAAAGAATACAGCAAAATGGTCATTCAGTACCTCCAGATAATAGAGTTCCTCATATGAACGGTCAGATTGGGAACTAA